The genomic DNA TCGATTCGCTGAACATTCCGGCTACCTACCAGTTCACCCCGGTGGGAACGCATTACTGGCCGTATTGGGAACAGGCGCTGCACGATTCGTGGCCGCTGCTGGCGCAGGGCATGGGACTGGCCGCATAGGGATCGGCACCCCCAGTTCTGGGGTGTTGGCGGAGTTGATCATGAATTCTAGGGTATTTCCATGCTGAAGTTTGGATTGTGTTCTGCCGCAAGCATTCTCGCCGTCACCGCGATGGCCTTCGCCACTCCCACCGCCTCGGCCTTCCCCACCGGTTCGTCCCTACCCTCCGGTTCGGCGGGGAGCGGCGACGGCCGGGATGAGGTGATCATCGACGGTACGGTCCTGCTGAGCGATCTGGACTCGTGCTGGGCCAGCGGTTTCCCGCGTGACATCCGCTTCGAGAACCGCAGCAGGCGCACCTTCCTGGTGTACGGATCCAAGGACTGCACGGGCGAACCCACCGCGACCGTGGCCCCGGGCGCGACCGCGACGTATTACGGCTGGTCGGCCGTGGCGGCCAGGTAAATCGAACTTCCTTCCGGGACATGACCATCTACAAGAACAGGCCGGTTGGTTGGGAGTGAGCCCGCCGTTGCAGCGGTGGGCCCACTCCCGGACGTGAACGGCGCGTCCGGGCCCAGGGAGAGGGGGGCGGCCGTGCGGGCATCCCGTCCGGCACTGGGCGGGATGGCCCGCATTCCAGTGTCGGGGGGTTTCGGCCGACGCGTCCAGTACTGTCGCGGGTCCGGAAACGTTTCCGTCCGACTTGCCGTGTTTCCGACGCCGCGACCTGTGTGAAACGGGAAAAGCGGGCCGGGATCGGAAACGGCCGGGCGTGAGCTGAGCCACATGCGTTTCGGGTCGGTGGGGGCCGACGAAAGTTTTCGGACTCGGTGGGTTTCCTTGAACCGCGGTGGCGGCGGTGCGACTCTGGGGCTCGGCGCCGCCATCACGAGTGGCTCCGCGGGACTGCTTGCAGGCGGTCCGGTTTCGAGCGGAGCCCGCACCGGGGGTGTCGCCTCGTGGTATCAGCCGGTTCGTCCGGGCCAGGGAGACAATCGAAAAGAGGTGGGGGTCGTGATCGAGAAATCGTTCTCGCAGCGTCCGTGTGTGCCGTCTCCGGTGTGGGGATGGGGTGTGCGGGTGCTGGTGCTGGTGATCGTGGTGGTGGCGACGGTGACGCTGGCCGGGTGCGGGATCGCCCCGGCGACGGCGGTCGCGGTGGTGAGCGCGGCCGGGTTGGCCGCGGTCGAGATCGCCGCGAAACTCCTCGCCCCGACGCCGATTCGGGGGCGAGCGCAGTGACCACCCCGCAACCGGCGGCCGAGGTGCCGCCGGTCGCGGAGGTGCTCGCCTTCAAGCAGCGGCTGCGCGAGGAGGTGGCCGCCAGCGGCTTCAGCCACGGCGAGCTCGCCGAACGGGTGCCGGTCGTCCCCGGCACCCTGTCCCGCGCCCTCCGCGACAACTACGGCCTGCCCACCTGGCAGGTCACCGAACCGATCGTCCGCACCTGCCTACGCCGCCGCTTCCCGGACCTGCCCGCCCCGGCCCTACAGTCCCGCCTCGCCGACTGGAAACACCAGTGGGACAACGCCCGCGAGGCCCGCGACCAGGCCGCTGGCACGCCCCGGCCCGCGGCCGGGCCACCAGCTACACAGCAAGCCACAGCCAGAGCAACACCTCCCGCACAACAGTCCGCAGCCGGAACAGCCCCTCCCGCACAACAAGCCACGGCCGGGGTGACACCTTCCACACAGCAAGCGGCGACAGGGGCGACAGCTCCCACACAACAGGCCGAAGCCGGGACAGCACCTCCCGCACAGCAAGCGGCAGCAGGGATGGCAGCTTCCACACAGCAAGCCGCGGCAGAGGCGACAGTTTCTGTGCAACAGGCCGAGGTAGGAGCGACGCTCCCGGCGCAGCAAGCTGCCGCTGGTGGCAGTGCCCTCCCGCCGGGCGGGATTGCGGTCGGTGGACGGGCACCGGCGCATCCCGATGGAGGATCGGCGGCGTCCCGGATGCCCGATGGTTCGCGTCGCTCGCGGGCGCGGCGGGTTTGGTGGGTGGCGGGTGCGGCGGTGGTTGTTGCGGTGGTGGCCGTGGCCGTGGTGGTCTTCGTGCTTCGTTCTCGGGGTGAGAATGGCTGTGTTGCAGCGGGTTTGACGGTGGATTCGGGTGAGTGCACGGGGGTGTCGGATGGGGGGTTCGATGGGTTCGATCCCGCGTATTCCGATGTGGTCGATCGGATTCGTGATCAGAATCGGGCGGTGGGGGACGATTACGTCGACTTGGCGGTGATGGGGCCGTTGACGCAGACCGCCGAGCCCGGTCAGCTGGATCGGGATCAGGTGCGGCAGATGTTGATCGGTGCCGCGGTGGCGCAGCAGCGGGTGAATACCGGGCCGCTGGTGGGTGATCCGCGGCCGCGGGTGCGGCTGTTGCTCGCCAATCAGGGGTCCCATCAGGATCTTTGGCGGACTCCGGTGCGGGAGTTGACCGCGATCGCCGCGGACCCGCACCGGCATCTGATCGGTGTGGTCGCGCTGGGCACCAGCGTGGCCGGGACGCGGGACGCGGTGCAGGCGTTGAGCCGGGCCGGGATTCCGATCATCGGCACCATCACCACCGCGGACGATCTGGACTACGAGCACGTGCCCGGCATGCTGCGGGTGACGCCGTCCACCGGCGCGTTCGTGTCCGCGCTGGCCGGATTCCTCACCGACCGGCCCAAGTTGGGGCCCGCGATCGTCGTGTGGGATCAGAACGCGGAGAATCGCGGCGACATCTACGCCGCCTCGCTGCGCGACGATTTCCACGCCCAGCTCGCCCGGTGGATCGGCGACCTGCCCGACCAGGGGTTCGTGGGCAAGAGCATCCCGAGCGACGACCGGCCCGACATGTTCGACACCGTCACCATCAATGTGTGCCAGGCCGGGGCGCGCACGGTCCTGTTCGCGGGGCGCATCACCGATCTGCCGCCGTTCATCGATTCGCTGTCCCGGCGCGCCTGCCGCGACCGGCCGCTGACGATCATGACCGGGGTGACCGCGCTGACCGCCATCGACCGCACCGAGACCCAGCGCCTGCGGCAGGCGGACATGTCCGTCGTCTACGCCGGGGTCACCGACCCGCACACCTGGCCGCGCGGCGAGGGCAATCCGCCGCCGGGATACCGCGACTATCTGACCGCGGTCGCGCAGGCCGGGTATCCGCCCGACCTGGTCGACGCCTACACCTGCCTGACCCACGACGCCGTGCTCACCGCCACCCGCGCCGCCCGCATGGCCTCCCCCGGCACGCTGCTGCCCACCCCGGGCGATGTCCGCAGCCAGTTGCGGAACATCAACGGCGCCTACACCATTCCCGGGTGCTCGGGCACCGTCTCCTTCACCACCACCAGCAACGGGAACCCGGTCGGCACCGCGATTCCCGTCGTCACCATCGGCCCGGACACCACCCGGTGACACCGCCCCGTCTGTGCACGAAATATGCGGCAGCGCAATGCTATCCGGGAGCTATATCAGGATCGTTGACACATATCAGCATGGCTGATATCCAGGAGGACATGACCACACCAAGTGAGTTCACGTTCGAGAATGTGTATCGCGGCGAGGGCCCGACCGGGCCGGGCAAGGCGCCGTGGAGTATCGGTGAGCCGCAGCCGGAGCTGGCGGCCCTGATCGAGCAGGGCAAGTTCCACGGCGACATCCTCGATGTCGGCTGTGGCGAGGCGGCCATCTCGCTGTACCTGGCCGAGCGCGGGCACACCACGGTCGGCCTGGACAGCGCGCCCACCGCCATCGAACTGGCCCGCGCCGAGGCCGCCCGCCGCGGTCTCACCAACGCCTCGTTCGAGGTCGCCGACATCTCCGCGTTCACCGGCTACGACGGCCGCTTCGGCACCATCGTCGACAGCACGCTGTTCCATTCCATCCCGGTGGAGCTGCGCGAGGGCTACCAGCAGTCCATCGTCCGCGCGGCCGCGCCCGGCGCGTCCTATTTCGCGCTGGTCTTCGACCGCGCGGCGCTGCCGGAGACTCCCGGACCCGGCCCCAACCCGGTCACCGAAGACGAACTGCGGCAGGTCGTTTCGAAGTACTGGGTGGTGGACTCCATCGCCCCGGCCCGCATCCACGGCAACCTGCCGACCGAGCTGCCCGATGCCCCGGGATTCCGGTTCCAGGGCATGCGCAAGGAGCCGTCCGGCTACACCTCGGTGCCCGCCTGGCTACTGTCGGCTCACCTGGGCTGATCGACGATCTCCGCCTCCCCGATCGCGCCGAGCAGCCGCTTGAGCTCTCGGCGCCGGGCCGGGGTGAGCGCGGCCAGCACCTCCTCGTCGGCGGCCTGCACCGCGGCCTGCGCCCGCCGCATCAGTTTCCGGCCCTCGGCGGTCAGCTGCGCGGGCAGCGCCCGCCCCGATGCCACCGTCGCGGGCCGGACCACCGCCCCCCGCTCCTGCAATCCCCGCAGCACGGTAT from Nocardia terpenica includes the following:
- a CDS encoding class I SAM-dependent methyltransferase, which produces MTTPSEFTFENVYRGEGPTGPGKAPWSIGEPQPELAALIEQGKFHGDILDVGCGEAAISLYLAERGHTTVGLDSAPTAIELARAEAARRGLTNASFEVADISAFTGYDGRFGTIVDSTLFHSIPVELREGYQQSIVRAAAPGASYFALVFDRAALPETPGPGPNPVTEDELRQVVSKYWVVDSIAPARIHGNLPTELPDAPGFRFQGMRKEPSGYTSVPAWLLSAHLG
- a CDS encoding MarR family winged helix-turn-helix transcriptional regulator; translation: MSEFDDLPLGYLLYRATTALHPRVNARLRPLGLTVPAFVCMKLLAVRPGLSNAELARTVNVSPQTMNTVLRGLQERGAVVRPATVASGRALPAQLTAEGRKLMRRAQAAVQAADEEVLAALTPARRRELKRLLGAIGEAEIVDQPR